The Candidatus Dormiibacterota bacterium genome includes the window CGCCGGGTAGCGGCCGGGGTTGGTGTCGACGCTGCAGCCGGTGAGCACCAGGTGCGCCTGCGGGTCGGCGCGGCGCAGCCGTGAGATGCGCTGCCGGGTGGTGGCGTCGGCCTGCAGGGTGACGGTGCAGGAGTTCAGCACCCGGACGTCGGCGGGCTCGTCCTCACCGACCAGCTCGATCCCCGCCGCCGCCAGCCGGCCGGCGAGCTCGGCCATCTCGGCGTAGTTCACCTTGCAGCCGAGCGCGGTGAGCGCCGCCCGCACCGGCCGCTCGCTCATCACCGCGCCGCGTCGAGGGGCGGCGGGGTCAGCGCCTCGTCGAGCTCGCCGAGACGGGCGAGGAGCACCCCGAGGGCCACCGCGCCGGCGAGCCGCGCCCGCAGCACCCGGGGACCGAGGTGGACCTGCTCGCCGCCGGCGTTGCGGATCATCGCCAGCTCCTCGGGGTCGAGCCCGCCCTCGGGACCGATCACCAGCGCGGGGCGGCGGCCGTCGCCCTCCAGCGCCGAGAGCGGGGTGCCCGCGCCGGTCGCGCAGGCGAGCACCCGGGTGCCGCCGGGCAGGGCCGCGAGCGCGGCGGCGAGCGGCTGGGGCGGGCGCACCGGCACCGGCGCGGCCCTGCCGGCGAGCGCCGCCGCCTCGCGGGCGATCGCCTGCCAGCGCTCGACCCGGCGGGCGGCGCGCTCGGGGGCGGGGTGGGCGACGGTGCGGCGGGTGAGCACCGGCCAGATCTCGGCGGCGCCCACCTCGGCGAGCGCCTCGACGGCGGCGTCCATGCCCTGGGCGGGGAGCGCCTGGAGGACGTGCACCCTGGTCCGGGGCTCGCCCGTGGCGGGGCGGCTCCACTCCACCCGCCCGCGGGCGCAGCCGGGCTCGACCTC containing:
- a CDS encoding RsmE family RNA methyltransferase — encoded protein: MPRFFVPADAVGDGRAVIEGADAAHLARSLRARPGERVVVVDAAGLEHGVLLEEVEPGCARGRVEWSRPATGEPRTRVHVLQALPAQGMDAAVEALAEVGAAEIWPVLTRRTVAHPAPERAARRVERWQAIAREAAALAGRAAPVPVRPPQPLAAALAALPGGTRVLACATGAGTPLSALEGDGRRPALVIGPEGGLDPEELAMIRNAGGEQVHLGPRVLRARLAGAVALGVLLARLGELDEALTPPPLDAAR